One Fervidobacterium thailandense DNA segment encodes these proteins:
- a CDS encoding radical SAM protein: MKLRASYWTWKIINGQMDVAKMPTAYLMLDGKCAYDCAYCTHARNSKTDGRFLSRIVWKEIETSCLLKFSVFRRVCLQVVNYPKAHQDALTVVTSLNDALSKSPEIRPLISVSTRVSNLKHVTKYFEAGVDNLGIALDVADPELFKRFRGGNFERTIELILEASKIFPGRITTHLIVGLGETDAQIFEIFKLLKTYGVEVALFAFTPVRGTRLEGNPAPSLSRYRKIQLLRFLIFESGVEPKISFDENGYITHLEMPPELTEEASRRAYLTSGCTYCTRPYYNDRPTSQELFNLFEEVTG, from the coding sequence ATGAAGCTCAGGGCTTCGTACTGGACCTGGAAGATAATCAACGGTCAGATGGACGTGGCAAAGATGCCAACCGCCTATTTAATGCTTGACGGAAAGTGTGCTTACGATTGCGCATACTGTACGCACGCAAGGAATAGTAAGACGGACGGAAGATTCCTATCGAGAATCGTATGGAAAGAGATTGAAACATCTTGCTTGCTTAAGTTCAGCGTTTTTCGGCGTGTTTGCCTCCAGGTTGTTAACTATCCGAAGGCACATCAGGATGCTCTGACCGTAGTTACTTCACTAAACGATGCGCTTTCGAAATCCCCAGAAATACGACCACTTATCTCCGTATCGACGAGGGTTTCGAACCTAAAACACGTGACAAAGTACTTTGAGGCGGGCGTTGATAACCTTGGAATCGCTCTGGATGTGGCCGACCCAGAACTTTTCAAGCGCTTCCGCGGAGGGAACTTTGAACGCACCATCGAGTTAATCTTAGAAGCTTCAAAAATTTTTCCCGGAAGGATAACAACACATCTCATCGTGGGCCTTGGAGAAACCGATGCTCAAATTTTCGAGATTTTCAAACTCTTAAAGACTTACGGGGTTGAAGTTGCACTCTTTGCGTTCACACCCGTACGCGGTACGAGGTTGGAAGGTAATCCAGCGCCTTCTCTCAGTAGATACAGGAAAATTCAATTACTGAGATTTCTCATCTTCGAAAGTGGTGTTGAACCCAAGATTTCATTTGATGAGAACGGATACATCACGCACTTGGAGATGCCACCGGAGTTAACAGAAGAAGCAAGTAGGCGTGCCTACCTCACATCAGGTTGCACCTACTGCACAAGACCGTACTACAACGACAGACCGACAAGCCAGGAGTTATTCAACCTGTTCGAGGAAGTTACCGGTTGA